One Tenrec ecaudatus isolate mTenEca1 chromosome 12, mTenEca1.hap1, whole genome shotgun sequence DNA segment encodes these proteins:
- the C12H20orf204 gene encoding uncharacterized protein C20orf204 homolog, with protein MGKAQSLRCPLPVFPVVSPWLALCVLLLALPGAGASPKGLLVCSVPDVLRHYRAVIFEDLHAAEDSILVSIASLGRTLRGAASQGRRGPLEKAAWTVALRTEAVMRRHCWVAHQRNSRRLPTRPVRRRGSQRRLLGRALEAVATCWEKLFALSARPAPAPARPRPRPRPSRGPPPHRASAEEQERWGPPSPRSEPPKAAPPPPSPASHGWGTGIGIHGDLNKRSW; from the exons ATGGGGAAGGCACAGTCCCTGAGATGCCCACTGCCCGTCTTCCCCGTG GTGTCCCCTTGGCTTGCGCTCTGTGTGCTCCTGCTGGCACTGCCAGGGGCTGGGGCAAGCCCCAAAGGGCTCCTTGTGTGCAGCGTCCCCGACGTCCTTCGCCATTACCGCGCAGTCATCTTTGAGGACCTGCACGCAGCA GAGGACAGCATCCTTGTGTCCATCGCGTCCCTAGGGCGGACCCTGCGAGGGGCGGCTTCCCAGGGCCGCCGCGGGCCGCTGGAGAAAGCAGCATGGACCGTAGCCTTGCGGACTGAGGCGGTGATGCGGCGCCACTGCTGGGTGGCCCACCAG CGGAACTCGCGGCGGCTCCCAACGCGGCCAGTCCGGCGCCGCGGGAGCCAGAGGCGGCTTCTGGGGCGCGCCCTGGAGGCCGTCGCCACCTGCTGGGAGAAGCTGTTCGCGCTTAGCGCccgcccggccccggccccggcacGCCCCCGGCCGCGCCCCCGGCCGTCCAGAGGCCCGCCTCCCCACCGCGCGTCGGCAGAGGAGCAAGAGCGGTGGGGCCCGCCCTCGCCTCGTTCCGAGCCGCCGAaagccgccccccctcccccgtcgCCTGCAAGCCATGGCTGGGGGACAGGGATTGGGATACACGGAGACCTCAATAAACGGAGTTGGTAG